The DNA window CTCTGATAACGTTTTCAACCTTTTTTCCTTTAGATAAataaactttagaaaaaaaaaatctttatctgaatgatctttaaaaaaaaaaaatctgaatgaCTTATATTACCATGTGACATGCCTTTAGtaatttacttttcttttacCAAGTAATTTACTAAATTTTGTCATTAAAAACTGAATTTCGCATGTGGTGGTGGACCTGGTGGTGGTGGATGGTGATGGACAGATATTTGTGTAAACGGTATGAAATCAATTCACATCCATCAATGTAGATACAGAGAACAGATCAACACAGATGTAACATTCTACTCACTCACTTACCTTACCTTTAATCTGCGGCTCAGGTTTTTTTGAGCTCCTTAGTATTCTTGAcacgagaaaaaaaaagaagagaaataaGATTTTTGCAGAGACGCTAATCTCTTGTGTGTTGAATCTTTAAGCTTCTCTTGGATGGCGTCTATTTTCAGACCTTCAGTTTCACTTGACCTACGACCAAAGGTAACACTCAAACTTCTTCAGGCACACAGATTAAGATCACTCCTAGTTCTTTAAGACTGTTCTTATCTCACGACATGGTCTTAATTACTCTTAGACGCTAGTTTTCTGTTAAGCTTATAAGAAACTGAAATTGAGATGAGAAATTTGGATTGTGACTGATGATGAATCGTTTTGGTAAACTGCAAAGGTGACCTGCACGAATCTCTCCACTAAAGAACAACTTAAGTTTCAGAGCAAGAGTCTGAGAAAAGAGAAGCTCAACGTTAGGTTACGTAGCGTGAAAGCTAATCAAGCACCAGGGACTAGTGTGGTTACAGAGCTTAACAACAAAACCGGTAACTAAAATCTTAGACCCTTAATCTTGGATTATTAAAACGTGtcgtttttttaattaaattgattGTGTGTTGTGTTGGGTACTAGATTATGGAGTTGTAGGGGTTCACCATGTGGGTCTGCTGTGTGAAAACCTAGAAAGGTCACTTGAGTTCTACCAGAACATTCTAGGACTTAAGATCAACGAGGCGAGGCCACACGACAAGCTTCCCTACAGAGGAGCATGGTTATGGGTAGGTTCAGAGATGATTCATCTAATGGAGCTTCCAAATCCTGATCCATTAACTGGTAGACCCGAGCACGGTGGCCGTGATCGGCATGCTTGTATCGCAATCCGAGATGTTTCAAATCTCAAAAAGATTTTGGATAAAGCTGGTAATGTCTATACTTCTTTCTTGTCTTTGCCATTAGGGTTGTCTTTtaatttctttgttcttaacgAAGATGGTTTGTTATTTGTGTAATTGTGTTGTAGGGATTGAGTATACGATGAGTAAGTCAGGGAGGCCAGCAATATTCACTCGTGATCCAGACACAAACGCTCTTGAGTTTACTCAAATTTGATTCTCTAGTTTCTCTTTCGGGTCTTCTAGTGTATGGATGAATGGGATATAAGTTGTAGATACATACTTTATACTTCTCAAGTAGTCAAGTCTTACCTCTACAATGTTTATTGAAGTTCCtttgatttatattatttcttaccccaaagtaaaaacaaaaaccgAGACCACAATTCCTAACTTGTAAATatagtttacttttttttctttttttcctttacCACAACACAAGAGAACATAAGCTGGTTGAAGAGTTACAGACAGACATGATGATGAACCACACGATTCAAACAAGTTCAGggtatttagtatatatacaaattagactattatatatatatatgtttgtgatCAAAAGGAGCCAAGAGTAGTGGAGAGGTCTAAGCGTGAACGAGATCTCCACTCTTGTATAGCCGATTTGAGAGTATGGTTTGGTGTGAGATCGCAATGCTTGAGCCGGTGCTTAGTCACAGGAGACACGTTTTGGTTATGTTGAATCCAAGCTCTTATCGCTTTTCCTTCGTACGTGAATCCATCAGCTGCTATATATGGATCTTCCATTATCTCCTGCAAATTTTAATCCTGAACCATTAAGTATTGTGTTTTCTCGTTAAGAGATTTAAAAATGGTCGTTGTCTTCGTTTTTTACCTTAAGAATCGGACAGAAATAGTGACTTGGTGGTCGTACGTTATCTTGTTCTGTCTTGAGTCTCTCATTCGCAGATTCAAGAATCCGTTTGAGAGCAGGCAAGACTTGCGTGTCGAGATCCGGTCTGTCTCTGCACTTGAGCTGCGAACACTTGATCGCGATACGAGCCAGCTCTTCCGCTTCCGCCATGGGCCAGTCTCTGACCGATCCATCCAACATATCTCCGAAACAGCCTCTCTTCACCGCGTCCTCGACGCAGAAAAGAAGACCGTTGGGATGTCTGGCGGTCAAAAGCTGGAGGATTATGATACCGAACGCGTAGAGATCCGACTTCGGTCTGATGATCCCGGTTCTCTGGTACTCGGGGTCCATGTAGTAGAGTGTACCGGCGATGATGGAGTTTCTGTAAACCGTGACGCTGTCTGGCGCCTCTTCTGACATGAGTTTGGCGAGTCCGACGTCGCCTATTTTGCTGACGAAGTTTCTGTCTAAGAGAATGTTTCCTGGCTTGAGGTCGCGGTGGACGATTGGGTCGGGTTTGGAGTTGTGGAGGAAAGCTAAGCCGCATGCGGTTTCGTATATGATTCTGAATCTTATGAACCATGAGAGAGATGGTTTCCCTTTTTTGGGAGAGATGTGAGCGTCTAAGCTACCGTTCTCCATGTACTCATAGACGAGGCAACCGTTGTCAGGACAAGCACCGAGGAGAAGGACAACGTGAGGATGTCGAAGCTGGCTTAAGACAGAGATctgcaaaaattaaaaaatggacAGTTGATTTCAGAGATCTTAAGAGAGTTAAAAAGTCTGTTTTAGTTTGTGAACTTACCTCTTTTAGaaactcttctttcttctctagTGAATCGGGTTTGAGAACTTTAAGAGCCACCGGGGTGTGGTCGAGGCTGCATTTGTATACTTTTCCGTATCCTCCTTCACCGATTATTTTACGGGAAGAGAAGTTATCTGTAGCTGCAGCTATCTCTTCCTTTGTGTACTTTCTGTACCGCCCGTCTTTCAAGAAGAGCTGGTCGATGACTTTTTGTTTCTCTATGGACTGCTTGAGAGCGCTGAGCTCGGCTAGTTGCCTCTCGCAGAACTCTTTGGCTAGCATTGATTTTGCTTCTTGGACTTCTTTAACGGCTTTTAGAtgcttttctttctcttccGCTGCTGCTTTTCTCAGCATTTCTTCCTTTTCAAGAGCAGTTATGACCCTTCTCGTTTCTTTAATACACTCAGAGGAAAGAGACTGCACCTGAGATCACAAATGTGGGTTTGATTGAGGTTATGAATCCATTACATGACTGAAGACAAGAGATCGCACCTGTGTTTGTTTATGAACTAGCTCTTCACAAGCTTGTTTGTACATGGAAAGAGTGGTTTCTACTTCTTTCCTTAGCTGCGCTACTTCAGACTTAACATCTGTCTGCAAAGAAAAACATGTCTTGAGAATCAAAATCATAGCATAGTACAGAATCGACACAACATAGTGGGTAAAAACGTAAACGTAAAATGTTTTTACCTTTGGTGGTTTTATGTTAGCTCCAGGATTCAACTGCATTTTACTACCGGAGACAATGCTATGTCTAATAACAGAACGGGTGTGTTCGTCGTCGACCAAACCGAGGTCAGTGGAAGATTGTGCATCAGAGAACACTCGAGAGACTGGTTTACTATGCGGCAAAGAGGCAGGCCTTCGAGTGTGGTTCCTGCCTGAGGATGATATGGATGAAGCAGACAGGCCTGTCTTAGCTGAGCGTGTGCGGCTGAAAGTTTCGGTATAAACTTCTGCTCCTTGGGGTATACGGAAACTAGATGATGAATCTGGTGAAAAGTTTAATAGCAAgcaatagaaattaaaaaatcatcatCTTGAATTCACATTTTAGATCACTGAACGTGAAATGCTAAAAGACTGATCCATATACATACATACCTGGAGATAAATGATTGGTTGATTTGGTTAATATTCTATCTTTGCAGATAACATATATCTCACATGTCTCCGGAGCTTCTCGTAGTACTGTTAATGGCATTTCTTGTCCTTTTCTCCTGGTAAAACAAAGTCAAACGTCTAAGCAGTCTGAGCATACCacaaatagttttattaataatggACCAAACTCACACCCGAAAGCTAACTAAAGAGAGCGAAAATTTGCCACAAAAACTGATACATTATTCTCATTCACATTGAACACTCAATGTGAGAGACTGTAATCCACAGAGAGCGGGAAACTGAATCTGGACTACTATATCATATTAGTAATGGGCGTAACTCACCCCCAGAAACTAAGTCGGACATATAGTAAGTTTCGATCATAAGTCTCTCTATCTAGAAAAGAGCAAATATACAAACCGAGACGGATaataatcataatcaatcaaGATTCCTCAGATACAAAATGGAAACAATAATACCTTGTGAGGAAACTAGAAGAGCAAGAGCCAAGCACTAAACACTCAACCTCACTATCTGACACGTGCTTCAAAAGCGCCTTCCCGGGATCAACATCTTCCAACAACAACGTCTCAACCTAACcagtaaaaaaaaactctcactCAACAGTTACACAAAAATTCGAATAAACCAATAGAGAGAAACTCACTTTACTAGAACCGCAGAGTCTCTTGAACGGCACGAAGACCTGCTCGTACTCCTTCCTCAGATCTCGCTTATACATCGACACCACACTCTCCTCCAACTCCTCCACCCGAATCTTCGATCCAGCTTCCGAAACAAACCACAAAAATCACACGGTGAGATTTGACGCAAAACTGATTCAATGAGAAATTTCGAGAGAGGGATGGAACTTACAAGGAGACGGGATAGTGGTGACGGTAGGCATGACGTGAACCAGAACCAACCGATCGACGTTGGGGAGGAGATTCTCCACGGTCCAGCGGAGAGCGCGACGGCTAGCAGCTCCTCCTACTGCGTCTCCGCCTACGGTTCCTTTGACGGCGACGGCTACCGTGGAGTAAGCCGGAgctccgccgatcgattcgaaGAACTTGTTCGACATCACCACCATGaaactttctttctttctcgaCTTTGACTTTTTGATGGATTGGAGAAAAGAAGAGTTTGGTTTGGTGATGTATTTATTGACTACTCGTGGAACTAATAAATTAAAGCGCCTACTTATTAGAAAAGTCTTTTTTCGaaaattgtttgtttttcttttttttaagttgtgTGGGGCTTATATTTAGGTGTAATTTAAGATTgtacatttttgttttggttttaacaGATTAGACCtagtaaatctttttttttgtttgtttgtcaaCAGACCTAATAAATCTATTACTATTATGCGATTTTCTGAAGTCTAAACACAAGCTTTTCCCATTACCGTGAGAAAAGCCTATGCGcgattaaaactaataaattgcCTTTAATGATTTTGGAGCTGTGTTGTTTTTACATAATCTATCAATTGATTAGGTCGATTCTGGATATTTATTAATACATAATAGACTGACTATCGCATTCAAATCTGGTCTGGGCAGAGCCGGATCTGAAATTTTCGGGGCCCTATTCAAAATAAAGATGAATTTATCGTAGCTTtgatgataaaattaaaaagctaacataaaaaaactatagaacaaaaaaaattctttagtTTTCTTATCAACTGATTTGCTTTTTACAGAGTAGAGAAAAGAGGAGAAGTTGAAAAGACTATCTCTCATAAGTTTCCTCTAGTGAGTTAAAAATGAtgttatttacttatttaaatttattataatatttacgattattatttaaataaaaataaagtacaGAAAGTCGAATAACTTACCGTAGTTACTTGCGCTAATGTTaacaacttttttattttattttgtacagTACAAACCAAAACTTTGTTTTTTAGTTTGACTTTGcacctaaaataaatatattaacattacATATCTACAAAGGGAAAAACTGGAAATGGAGGCCCTATTAGATGGGGGCCCTACACGAATGTTTCGTGAGACTATGCCCAAGCCCGGCTCTGGGTCTGGGAGTACTATAGACTACAAGCAAAAAAAGAAGGTAAAGGTTGGATCACTACagtttaaagttaaaaaatagCCTTAGATCATCATTATTGGGAAACTCTTAAGGCAGTCCTTAAGGAAGAAAGGGAGAGGACCGAggagaaaaaacagagaaaaacccTTAAATAAGGGCTGCTCTTATGTTTTcatgacacaaaaaaaaaaaaaattaaagctaagGGCTTTTGTATATTGTCctccaataatgatgctcttagagATAAATTGAACCCATAATAACTTGGAAAAGAAATAAAGATTAAATCAActaatctacaaaaaaaattattgaaatatgaCACGACCGGAAACTAGTGCTTGTATAGCTTCCTATC is part of the Raphanus sativus cultivar WK10039 unplaced genomic scaffold, ASM80110v3 Scaffold2296, whole genome shotgun sequence genome and encodes:
- the LOC130505461 gene encoding glyoxylase I 4-like, with protein sequence MASIFRPSVSLDLRPKVTCTNLSTKEQLKFQSKSLRKEKLNVRLRSVKANQAPGTSVVTELNNKTDYGVVGVHHVGLLCENLERSLEFYQNILGLKINEARPHDKLPYRGAWLWVGSEMIHLMELPNPDPLTGRPEHGGRDRHACIAIRDVSNLKKILDKAGIEYTMSKSGRPAIFTRDPDTNALEFTQI
- the LOC108847758 gene encoding U-box domain-containing protein 34, with protein sequence MVVMSNKFFESIGGAPAYSTVAVAVKGTVGGDAVGGAASRRALRWTVENLLPNVDRLVLVHVMPTVTTIPSPSGSKIRVEELEESVVSMYKRDLRKEYEQVFVPFKRLCGSSKVETLLLEDVDPGKALLKHVSDSEVECLVLGSCSSSFLTRRKGQEMPLTVLREAPETCEIYVICKDRILTKSTNHLSPDSSSSFRIPQGAEVYTETFSRTRSAKTGLSASSISSSGRNHTRRPASLPHSKPVSRVFSDAQSSTDLGLVDDEHTRSVIRHSIVSGSKMQLNPGANIKPPKTDVKSEVAQLRKEVETTLSMYKQACEELVHKQTQVQSLSSECIKETRRVITALEKEEMLRKAAAEEKEKHLKAVKEVQEAKSMLAKEFCERQLAELSALKQSIEKQKVIDQLFLKDGRYRKYTKEEIAAATDNFSSRKIIGEGGYGKVYKCSLDHTPVALKVLKPDSLEKKEEFLKEISVLSQLRHPHVVLLLGACPDNGCLVYEYMENGSLDAHISPKKGKPSLSWFIRFRIIYETACGLAFLHNSKPDPIVHRDLKPGNILLDRNFVSKIGDVGLAKLMSEEAPDSVTVYRNSIIAGTLYYMDPEYQRTGIIRPKSDLYAFGIIILQLLTARHPNGLLFCVEDAVKRGCFGDMLDGSVRDWPMAEAEELARIAIKCSQLKCRDRPDLDTQVLPALKRILESANERLKTEQDNVRPPSHYFCPILKEIMEDPYIAADGFTYEGKAIRAWIQHNQNVSPVTKHRLKHCDLTPNHTLKSAIQEWRSRSRLDLSTTLGSF